In Triticum urartu cultivar G1812 chromosome 6, Tu2.1, whole genome shotgun sequence, the following proteins share a genomic window:
- the LOC125517165 gene encoding cyclin-P4-1-like: METGRRASSSKRAESGAPPKVVAVLAGLLERAAKRGDAAECGSGSAAFRGPTEKKPEIGVRRYAERIYRYAGCSPACFVVAYAYLDRLAAPPQDDDAGEAVAVDSYSVHRLLITSVMVAAKFMDDIHYNNAYFARVGGVELREMNGLELEFLFALRFRLNVTPDDFTSYCAALEGEMMTTTTPPAVMASVSVSPEEEEEDTAAVTAGGAITAFAAAARVSVAEITQ, from the exons ATGGAGACGGGGCGGCGGGCGAGCAGCAGCAAGCGCGCGGAGTCCGGCGCACCGCCCAAGGTGGTGGCCGTCCTCGCCGGCCTGCTCGAGCGCGCCGCCAAGCGCGGCGACGCTGCGGAGTGCGGCTCCGGCTCGGCGGCGTTCCGGGGCCCGACGGAGAAGAAGCCGGAGATCGGCGTGCGGCGGTACGCGGAGCGCATATACCGGTACGCCGGGTGCAGCCCCGCGTGCTTCGTCGTCGCCTACGCCTACCTCgaccgcctcgccgcgccgccgcaggATGATGATGCCGGTGAGGCGGTGGCCGTGGACTCGTACAGCGTGCACCGCCTGCTCATCACCAGCGTCATGGTCGCCGCCAAGTTCATGGACGACAT ACACTACAACAACGCCTACTTCGCGCGGGTGGGCGGTGTGGAGCTGCGGGAGATGAACGGCCTCGAGCTGGAGTTCCTCTTCGCGCTGCGATTCCGCCTCAACGTCACGCCCGACGACTTCACATCCTACTGCGCCGCGCTCGAGGGCGAGATGATgaccaccaccacgccgccggCGGTCATGGCCTCGGTCTCGgtctcgccggaggaggaggaagaggacacCGCGGCCGTCACGGCAGGGGGCGCCATCACAGCCTTCGCGGCGGCTGCTCGGGTATCGGTGGCCGAGATCACCCAATGA
- the LOC125517349 gene encoding bax inhibitor 1, with protein sequence MDAFYSTSSAAASGWGYDSLKNFREISPAVQSHLKLVYLTLCFALASSAVGAYLHIALNIGGMLTMLACIGTIAWMFSVPVYEERKRFGLLMGAALLEGASVGPLIELAIDFDPSILVTGFVGTAIAFGCFSGAAIIAKRREYLYLGGLLSSGLSILLWLQFATSIFGHSSGSFMFEVYFGLLIFLGYMVYDTQEIIERAHHGDMDYIKHALTLFTDFVAVLVRILIIMLKNAGDKSEDKKKRKRRS encoded by the exons ATGGACGCCTTCTACtcgacctcgtcggcggcggcgagcggaTGGGGCTACGACTCGCTCAAGAACTTCCGCGAGATCTCCCCCGCCGTGCAGTCCCACCTCAAGCTC GTTTACCTGACCCTATGCTTTGCCCTGGCCTCATCTGCCGTGGGTGCTTACCTGCACATTGCCCTGAACATCGGTGGGATGCTGACAATGCTTGCGTGTATTGGAACCATTGCCTGGATGTTCTCTGTGCCAGTCTATGAGGAG AGGAAGAGGTTTGGGCTGCTGATGGGTGCAGCCCTCCTGGAAGGGGCTTCGGTTGGACCTCTGATTGAGCTTGCCATAGACTTTGACCCAAG CATCCTCGTGACAGGGTTTGTTGGAACCGCCATCGCCTTTGGGTGCTTCTCTGGCGCCGCCATCATCGCCAAGCGCAGGGAGTACCTGTACCTCGGTGGCCTGCTCTCCTCCGGCCTGTCGATCCTGCTCTGGCTGCAGTTTGCCACGTCCATCTTTGGCCACTCCTCTGGCAGCTTCATGTTTGAG GTTTACTTTGGCCTGTTGATCTTTCTGGGATACATGGTGTACGACACGCAGGAGATCATCGAGAGGGCGCACCACGGCGACATGGACTACATCAAGCACGCGCTCACCCTCTTCACCGACTTTGTCGCCGTCCTTGTCCGGATCCTCATCATCATG CTCAAGAACGCAGGCGACAAGTCggaggacaagaagaagaggaagaggaggtccTGA